GGGCGGGGTGATCATCGGCCACGAAATGGGCCGCGCGCTGGGCAAGCGCGCGATGTTCGTCGAGCGGCCCGAGGGCGAGTTCTACCTCCGCCGCGGATTTGCGCTCGAGCCGGGCGAGCGCGTGCTGATGGTCGAGGACGTCGTCACCACCGGCCTGTCGAGCAAGGAAGCGATCCGCGCGATCGAGGAAGCCGGCGGCAAGGTCGTCGCCGCCGCCTCGCTGGTCGATCGGTCGGGCGGCACGGTCGAGCTTGGCGTGCCGTTTACCCCGCTGATCCGCATCGACGTCCCCACCTACACCGCCGACGGCCTGCCGCCCGAACTCGCGGCCGTGCCCGCCATCAAGCCGGGCAGCCGCTCGGCGTGAACCGCCCGCTGCGCCTTGGCGTCAACATCGACCATGTCGCGACCATCAGGAATGCGCGTGGCGGTTCGCATCCCGACCCGGTCCATGCCGCACTGACCGCGGCGGCTGGCGGGGCCGACGGGATCACCGCTCACTTACGCGAAGATCGGCGCCACATCACCGATGGCGACATCGACCGGCTGATGGCGTCGATCGACCTTCCGCTGAACCTGGAAATGGCAGCGACCGAGGAAATGCTGGGCATCGCGCTCGCGCATCGACCGCACGCCGCCTGCATCGTCCCCGAAAAGCGCGAGGAGCGCACCACCGAGGGCGGTCTCGACGCTGCGGGGCAGTTCGAGATGCTCAGCCCTTATGTCGCGCGGCTGTCCGATGCGGGCATCCGCGTGTCGCTGTTCATCGAACCCGACGCGCGTCAGATCGAAGCCGCCTTGCGCCTCGGCGCCCCCGTGATCGAGTTTCACACCGGACGCTTCGCCCATGTCGAGGGCGACGAACGGGAGATGGAATTGCGCCGGATTGCCGACGCCGCCGCGCTGGCCGCGAAGAACGGGATCGAACCGCACGCGGGCCACGGCCTGACGTTCGACAATGTCGCGCCGATCGCCGCGATTCCGCAACTCGCCGAACTCAACATCGGTCACTTCCTGATCGGGGAGGCGATCTTTGTCGGACTGGAAAACAGCGTCCGGCAAATGCGGGCGCTCATGGATGCCGCTCGATGATCGTCGGCATCGGCAGCGACCTGTGCAATATCGAGCGCATCCAGGCGTCGGTCGACCGGTTCGGCGAGCGCTTCCTGCTTCGCGTCTTCACCGACGTCGAACGGGCAAAGGCGGAGCGACGCCCGTTCACCGCCGCGGGAACGCTGGCCAAGCGGTTCGCCGCCAAGGAAGCTTTCTCGAAAGCGGTCGGCACCGGGTTCAAGCGCGGGGTATTCATGAAGGACATCGGCGTCGTCAATGCGCCGTCGGGCGCGCCGACGCTCGCGCTGACGGGTGGCGCCAAGGCCCGGCTTGACGCCTTGGCCCCGCCGGGCCACGCCATCGACGTGCATCTGACGATGACCGACGACCATCCGTGGGCGCAGGCCTTCGTCATTCTGACCGCTCGCAAGATGGAGCCCTGATTGTCCGACACGTCCGAGCCGGTCGCCGCCGCCGCTCCCCCCTCCACTGACACCGCCGCACCTCCCGCCAAGGAAAGCCGCGGAAGCGCGATCTGGCGCGAAGTGAAGGGGCTGTTTTGGGTCTTGCTGGCGGTACTCGCCTTCCACAGCTTCGTGGCCAAGCCCTTCTACATTCCCTCGGAATCGATGATGCCGACCCTGCTCACCGGCGATCGGCTGGTGGTCAGCAAATATCCCTACGGCTGGTCGTTCGTCTCGCCGACCATCCCTAATCCCGCCGCCATCTTCCGCACGCTGGTGCTGCGCGGGCCGGCGGAGCCGTGGGGGGTGACCTTGCCTTTCATGAAGGGGCGGGTGCTTGGCCGCGTTCCCGACCGCGGCGACATCGTCATCGTCACGCCGCCCGGCCAGAATGAGGATTATATCAAGCGCGTGATCGGTCTTCCCGGCGACACCGTCGAGGTTCGCGGCGGACGTCTGATCCTCAACGGCAAGCCGGTCCGCGCGCAGGTCGTGCCGCCGGCGATGGTGCCCGTCGACGCCAATGCGCCGTGCAGCTTCAACAATTTCTGGGACCGCCGCGTCGACACGCCGAGCGGCAGCTACTGCCGCCTGCCTTTGGTGCGCGAAACGCTTCCCAATGGCGCGAGCTACGACACGATCGAGGACGGGCGCAGCCCCGGCGACGACTTTCCCGCCACGCGCATACCGGCCGACCATGTCTTCCTGATGGGCGACAACCGCGATCACAGCAGTGACAGCCGCTATGCGCTCGGCGCGCCCAACAACGGGCTCGGCGGTCCGGTGCCGATCGAGAATATCGGCGGCCGCGCCGAGTTTATCACCTTCAGCCTCGACGGCACGACGACGTTGAACCCGCTGACCTGGCTGCAGGCATTTCGCGGGGGCCGTGCCGGCCGCTCGCTTCATCCGGTCGAGGAAGGCCAAGCCCAATGACCGAAGCGACTACGCATGAGCATCACCATCATGTCGAAAAGCCCGGCCCCGCCGACTTCTCGGATTCGCTGACCCGCACCGAATCGCGCAAGGCGATCATCTGGCTCGGCATCGCGCTGATGATCGTCGGGGTGATCTGGCTGGCGCAGCCGATCCTGCTGATCATCGGCGGGATGGTGTTCGCGATCATCCTCGACGGCGGGACCCGTCTGCTCGGGCGGGTGCTTCCGATCGGACGCGGCTGGCGACTGGCGATCGTGACCATCGTCGGCTTCGGCTTTCTCGCCTGGACCTTCTATTTCGCGGGGACGACGCTGGCTGAACAGGCCGGGGCGTTGCGCACGACGGTGATGGCGCAGGCCAACAAGGTCATGGAATGGGCGGCGGGCACCGGGATGATGCCCGAAGGCGGCGTCGGCAATCTGGGCAACCAGCTGCTCGGCGGCGTCGGCCGCCTGACTAGCGCGGTCAGCACCCTGTTCGGCGCGCTCTCGTCGATCATCCTGATCCTGTTCATCGGCATCTTCATCGCGATCGAGCCCAAGCTTTACGATCGCGGCGTCGCCTGGATGCTCCCGATCCGCAGCCGCGCCAGCTTCTACGAGATCGGCGACCACGTCGGCTTCGTCCTACGCCGCCTGATGGCGGGCCGGATTCTCGGCATGGTCGTCGAAGGCGTCGGCACCTGGCTGATGCTGATGTGGGGCGGGGTGCCGATGGCGGCGCTGCTCGGCCTGCTCACCGGTCTGCTCGCGTTCGTCCCCAACATCGGCGCGGTGGTGTCGGGCGTGCTGATGGTCGCGGTCGGCTTCTCGGCCGGGACCGACGCGGGCATCTGGGCGATCGCGACCTATCTGTTCGTGCAGACGGTCGATGGCTATCTGATCGTGCCCTATGTCGCGAAGAAGACCGTCGACCTGGCGCCCGCGCTCGTGCTGGCGGCGCAGCTGATCTTCGGTGCGCTGTTCGGGATCATGGGGCTGCTGCTCGCCGATCCGATCGTCGCGACGATCAAGACGACGCTGGAAGACCTGTCGAAGCGGAAGGGCAAGGCGCCCGATGGCGACGCGCTTCCGCCGAAGCAGGAAGCGCCGCCGGCCTAAAAGCGCTCTAGAGGCCTTGGGGCGGCAGCTGGCCCTGCGCGGCCTGCGCGGCGGCGACCTGCTCGGCGGCGTTGGGGACGACCTGCAGGACGTGCACGTCGAATTCCAGGTCCTCGTTCGGCTTGAACGGGCTGCCCGGGGGCGGGTTCGGACCGTAAGCGAGCTTGCCCGGAATCTTGATCTTGTAGCGGCCGCCCTGCTGCATCCGCATCAGGCCCTGCTTGAAGCCGGGAACGACCTGTCCGACCAGCAGCGGCGCGGGGCCGCGACCATCGGTCGAATCGAAGACCGACCCGTCTTCCTTGCGGCCGGTATATTCGATGATCACGCCGTCCTGCTCGCCGATCGCGGGACCCTTGCCCGGCGCGATCGTCTGCACGTCGACCACTTCCAGCCGACCCGCGCCCATCATCGCGACGCCAAGGGCGATCGCCGCTAGCAGCGCGATCCCCAGCCAAAGCTTGAGCATCGAGCCGCGCGCGATCGGGCGAATCGGAACCTGGGTCACAGACATGGAATCATCCTCGCGAGCGGCGATGGAAGGCGTCGAAGGGCTTAGCGGGCGCCTTCGCGCTCGACGCGCTTGCGCTCGAGCTTGCGAGCACGACGGATCGCGGCGGCACGTTCACGCGCACGCTTTTCCGACGGCTTCTCGTAGTGACGACGCAGCTTCATTTCGCGATAGACACCTTCGCGCTGCAGCTTCTTCTTGAGCGCGCGCAGCGCCTGGTCGACATTATTGTCGCGAACGATGATCTGCATAAAAAGTCGTCCAACTCCCTTCGATCGCCCACCGGTTGGGCATGCCGGGCAACCGGGCCAGGACATCCGGCCCCAGGGTCGCCAAGCAAAGAACATGATTCGCTGAAACGGCCCTTTGGACCCAGCGGAAGGCGGCCCCTTAACAGCGCTTCCCAAGCAATTCAAGCGCAGGCGGAATCGGCCTGCCGACGACGAACCGTGGCCGATCCGCGATAAACCCTTGGAACTGCTGGCTTATCGTTATCGGCGATTAAGCTTTCTTCCCGTATAAGCTTGGGCTCAACGGAGGGGTAGTTCATGTCCTTGAATCGTCGGGAAATGTTGCGTCTGGGTGCTGCGGGTGCAGGCGGCTTGCTGCTGACCAGCGCGGCGGCCTCGCAAGTCCTGCCGCTTGGCCGGATGACGCCGCAATCGTCGGCAATGCCGCCGGTCCGCCCGCTCTTGCCGGCCACCGTCGCGTCCGCGCCGCTGGCGCCGGTCGGTGTTGATCCCGCGCTGTTTCAGCGCGCCAAGGCCGCGCTTGCGCGCCACGCTTATTCCATCCGCGACCGCGATTTCATCGGCATCGTCGATTTCGCGCAGCATTCGCATCTGCCGCGGTTCCACGTCGTCCACCTTCCCAGCGGGACGGTCGAAAGCCACGCCGTCGCGCACGGCAAGGGATCGGACCTTGGCCACACCGGCTTCCTCGCCAGCTTCTCGAACCAGCCGGGGTCGGAAGCGACCTCGAACGGCACCTACATCACCAGCGAAACCTATGAAGGCAAATACGGCCATTCGATGCGGGTGAAGGGCCTCGACTGGTCCAACAACAATGCCGAGAATCGCGCGATCGTCATCCATAACGCCTGGTATGCCGAACCCGACGTAATCGCGCAGCATGGCAAGCTCGGCCGCAGCCAGGGCTGCTTCGCCTTTTCGCGCAAGAGCCAGTGGGACGTCATGCATCGCCTCGGCGGCGGCCGCATGATCTACGCGGACAAGCTTGCCTGACCGGCACGCTCTCCTCCACCACATAAAAAGGGCGGCGCCGATCATCTCGGCGCCGCCCTTTCCGTATCCGCTGACGTCGCGCCCTAGTTCGACGCGACTTTCTTCGCCGGGGCGGCGCCGGGCGCCTTGCCGTCGTTGTCGAGCAGTGCGGCGATGACCTTGGCATCGCGCTTGTAGAGGTCCTGATACTCGGTGATCGTCCCGTCGGTCAGCGCGGCGGCGCTGAAATAGACGATGTGAACCGGCACCGGCTTGACGAAATTCGCCTGCTTCGACTTCTTCGAAGCGAGCGTGTCGGCGATGCGATCGGTCGTCCATTCGCCGCCATCGTCGCCGAGCAGTTCGGTCGCCAGGTCGAGCACGTCTTCGGTCCGGACGCAGCCATGGCTCAGCGCTCGTACCTGACTGTTGAAGCGGCTACGCGCGTTCGTGTCGTGCAGATAGATGTTGTACGGATTGTACATCACGAACTTGAGCTGGCCGAGCGCGTTGCTCGGTCCCGGCGGCTGGCTCCAGCGGACGAATTTGCCGTTCTTGTCCTTGATCGCGACGAAGCCCGACTTGCCCGCCACTTCGGGCCAGATGCTCTTCGGCACTTCCCACGACGGGTTGAGGATCACGCCGGTCGCCATCACGCTAAGCTGCGGGGTCGGCGTCTTGATCGCGCCGGCGATCGCCTTGCGCTTCCAGCGGGTCGCGCCATTCTCGACCAGGGTCGCGTGAAACGACGGCACGTTGACGATGATATACTTCTGCCCAAGGTCGCGCGGCAGCCAGCGCCAGCGGTCCATGTTGAGGCGGATCCGGTTGACCTTCGCGGTCTGATCCTTCGGCGTCACCTGAAGCGCGGTGCGAAGCGCGCCGTATTGCGGGTGGCTGGGCAGCAGGCCGTTGAGTGCCTCGGCAATGCGGTTGTCGTACAGCGCACGGTCGAGCAGCATCCGCTGGCGCGTCGCGTCGATATCCTTGTCGACGATATGCCAACCGATGCGCGCATCGCCGCGAACGTGTCCGAGCGCGATGTCGGACGACAATTTGTTGAACGACGATGTCGCCGCCGCGGACAGCGCAACCGGATCGCCACCGCGAAGCGCTGCCTCGAGCGCACCCGGATTATAGTCTGCCGGCGTCAGTCCTTCGCGGCCAACCCCGCCGATGTAGGCGATCAGCGCCTGCACCTGCGCCGGCTGCCACACGGGCGGCGGCGGCGGCGGGGGCGGCACGTCGGCCGGGGCCGCGGTCGTCGGCGCGGGCAGGGGGGCGATCGGGTCGGTCGGCGCAACCTGGGCAATCGCGGAAATCGACAGCGACGCCGTTCCCGCAAACAGGACAAGCTTGTTCCAACGCATCATGATCACTCGTTCCCCTATGAATTTCGCTCTCGCGCGGTCCGGCTGTTCTAGCCCGTGCGCCCCTGCTTGCTACCCTCACCCAACAATACATGTGATGAACGGTGGCGACCAGAGGGCGAAGTGCCCTCCCGACAAGTTTTCGGCCGCGCCAACCACTTCTTAAGCAGTTGGCATCCATGGTGAACTTCTTGGGCGCGTGGTGCGCCAAGGGGATCCATCGTGACGACGCGTTTCCAGCTTCAGGGCACCATGATCCCCCGCGCGGTCCGCCGCATGGTCGATCATCGCAGCGAGCCGCGGGTCGACGCCGACCAGGGCAAGTGCTCGCTTCGGATGAGGGGGCGTGACCATGATGTCACGCAGGTCAACTGGTCGTCCTCGGGGGCGATGATCCGATTTGACGATGACGCGCATATCGGCGAACCGCTAACGCTCCAGTTGCTTGACCGCGAAGCGGTTCATGGTCAGGTGCGCTGGTGGCGGGATGGCCGGATGGGTATCGGGTTCGGGCAACCGCTGGAGTGACGTCGTGGAGATGAGTTTCGTCATGATCAAGGCGCGGATTGCCGATGCCGAGGACCCTGCCGACCGCCGACGCGACCCGCGTCTTCCGGTCGACCTCGACGCTCGCGTCCGCGAATTGGGCAGCGAGGGCAATGAGGCGCGCGTCCTCAACATCAGCACCACCGGCTTCATGGCCGAGACCGACGGCGAGTTCGAAGTCGGAAGCCGGATCTGGCTGATCCTGCCTGGCCGCGAGCGCGCGAATGCGCTCGTCCGCTGGATCGCGGGCAAACGGATTGGCGCCGAATTCGCGGAACCAATTCAGCTCGACGCACTCGACGCCTGAGCGATTTGGGCCGGCGTGGCCCGATTGCCACATCGACGAATGCGGGGCGTCCCGCGCAGGGGCAGGTCGTTCCGGCCATGCAACTCAAACTTCTTTCGGTCGTTCAAATCCGCCGAAAGGAACTTCACATGGCTTCTGTCCCTACGCTCGGAGATTTGCGCATGACGCATGATCCCAAAGGCCGCGGATATCACGCCGTCTATCGGGAACATCAGGTCAACCATTGCCCCGGTTGCGGCCGCACGCACTGGCTGATCGGTCGCATGTCGGCCGAATGCGCCTTCTGCACCACGGCGCTTCCGCTGGCCGAGGCGAGCATGCGTTCGCACAATGCGCCTGCGGTCATCCAGCACCGCAACCGCGACATTCACTCGGCCTGGGCCGCCTGATCTAACGGGCTGCGACCGCCCTTACCGGCGGATTGACATTGCAGACATCGACGCCGCCGGCGGGACGAATGAAAAAGTCGTCCCGCCGGTTTTTTCGTGCGTTGAGGTAGGCCGCGAACGAGGCGCCCGACAGATATTCGAAGCGCGGCCGCTCGGCGGCGGGGATGTCGGCAGCAAGGCGTGCGCGGACGATCGGCACGTCCGACGAGCGCTCCTTGTAGAAGCCGAGCGCCTCGGTCCCGCGCGGAAGCGTGGTCATCGCCTCGAACCCGGACACGATCCGCCCGACCAGCGCGATGTTGCGGTCTAAGTGGCGCGGCGCATGGCCGATCACCGCGTATAGCTCGCCGCCGGTGCCCGTATCGGGCGCCATGTCGCGGCCGACCCCGACCATGCCGTAGCAATGGGCAAGGTTCGCGGTGCCGCGCTTGGCATCATAAGCCATCGGCCACCCGTCGACGAAGCCCGCGGCCGGCGCATAGGCATCGGGCGATCCGGTCGGCGTGATCCGGAGCCCGCGATAGGCGCGGTGATATTCGGCCGGCGGCTTGGCGACGACCCCGGCGGGCAGCGATCGCTCGCTTTCGTTATTGCCCCACTGGACGACATAATTGTCCTGCACGCGATAGATTTTCGCGCCGTCCCACCAGCCGCCTTTCGCCAGCGCGCGAAGATTGGCGACGTGCACCGGGGCAAAGGTCGGCGCCAATTGCATCACTACGCGCCGGTCGCCGGCAAGGTCGAATACTAGCAGGTCCGTCGCGGGAATCTCGCGCCAATCGCCGGCCGGCGCCGCCTCGACCACGCCGCCGGGCGTGACGAACGTGGACTTGGGCGCGGCGGGCGGCGCGGAGGGCGCGGCCTGGCCCATCAGCGTCGCCGCGATCGGCAGGATGGCAAGCGTTGCAAGTCGGCGCATGGGCAGGGCCTTCGTTACTGGAGGACGGGTCGCGGCCGAACATTGCCGCCTCCCCATTCATGCGCAACCCCGCTAAAGCTTCGGCCCATGTATCTAGCCACCATCATGCTGCTCGGAGCGGGCGAATTGGGACGCGAGGTGGCAATCGCCGCCAAGCGGCTCGGCTGCCGCGTCATCGCTTGCGACCGCTACGCCAACGCCCCCGCGATGCAGGTCGCCGACGCGTTCGAGGTCTTCCCCATGCTCGACGGCGCCGCGATCCGCGCCGCAGTCGAAAAGCATCGCCCCGACCACATCGTGCCAGAGATCGAGGCGATCGACACCGCAATGCTCGGTGAGCTCGAGCAGGAAGGCTGGCACATCGTCCCGTCGGCGCGCGCGGTCCAGTTGACGATGAACCGCGACGGCATCCGCGAATTCGCCGCGCGCGAACTGGGCCTGACGACCTCGCGCTACATTTTCGCCGAAACCCGCGAGGAGGCGATGGCCGCCGACGTCGGCCTGCCCGCCGTGGTCAAGCCGGTGATGTCGTCGAGCGGGAAGGGGCAGAGCGTCGCCCGCACCGTCGAGGAGCTTGGCACCGCCTTCGACTATGCCGTCGCCAACATGCGCGGCGACCGTGCGCGGGTGATCGTCGAGGAGTTCATCGCCTTCGACCAGGAAATCACGTTGCTGACCGTCTCGACCAGGGACGGCATCCTGTTCTGCCCGCCGATCGGCCACGTGCAGGAAGGCGGCGACTACCGCACCAGCTGGCAGCCTGCCGCGATCGACCCGGAAGTGATGGCGTCGGCTCAGGAGCAGGCGCGCACCATCGTCGAGGCGCTCGGCGGGCACGGCCTGTTCGGGGTCGAATTCTTCGTCGCCGGGGGTCGCGCCATCTTCTCCGAACTCAGCCCGCGCCCGCACGACACCGGCATGGTCACGCTGATCGGCCAGTCGCCCGACGAATTCGCGCTTCATGTCCGCGCGATCCTCGGCCTGCCGATCCCTGCGATCGAACTGGCCGGCGCTGCGGCCTCGGCAGTCATCCTCGCGGATCGCGCCTGCTCGTCCTTTTCCTTTGCCGGGGTGGCCGAAGCCCTGGGCGACGGCGCCGCCGACATGCCCGTCGACGTGCGGCTGTTCGCCAAGCCCGAAACGCTTCCCGGCCGGCGGATGGGCGTCGCGCTGGCGCGCGATGTGGATCTGGAGAAGGCAGTCGCGCGCGCCACTTCTGCTGCGGCCAAGGTGCGGATCGACTATCGCGACTAGGCAACCAAAGGCGCGTCCGATCATTGATCCGCCATGTCGATTGCCGCCCCTCGTCCCGATGCCAAGACGCTCCGTTCGATGGCGGAAAAAGCCGACGACCCGGTGATCGCGCAGGCGCTGCGCGATCTCGCCGCCGAATATGAGCGAATGGCCCGCGAACGCGCGGTTGCATAAAAATACAGTTTCTTGCATGGACGGCGAAATGAAGACCGTCTCGATCCTTGGTGCCTCTGGCTATGTCGGCGGCGAACTGCTGCGCCTGATCGCCGCGCACTCCTCGTTGCAGGTCGGCGCCGCCTTCGCGAATTCGAACGCGGGCCAGCCGGTCGCCAGTCTCCACCCGCACCTGTCGCTCGCCTACGCCAACCGCGCATTCGACGCGTGGGACCCCAAGCTGCTCGACGGCAGCGATCTCATCTTCGCCGCCCTCCCGCACGGCGAGAGCCAGGCGCTCGCCGACGAGATGATCGGCAGCGGAGCGAAGATCGTCGATCTCGGCGCCGACTTCCGCCTCGACACCGCCGAAGACTATGAACGCTGGTATGGCGAGCCGCACCAGCGGCCCGACCTGCTCGACAGCTTCGTCTACGGTCTGCCCGAGGTCCGCCGCGACGCCATCGCTGCCGCGTCTCGCGTCGCCGCGCCCGGATGCTACCCCACCGCGGCCAGCCTGGCGCTTCGCCCGCTGGTCGAAGCGGGCGTGATCGAAAAAGAGGGCATCGTCGTCGATGCCGCGTCGGGCGTCAGCGGCGCGGGCCGCTCGGCCAACGCGGGCACGCATTTCTGCACCGTCGACGGCAGCTTCCGCGCCTACGGCCTGACCCGCCACCGCCACACCGCCGAGATCGAAATGATGACCGGCGCGCAAGTGCTGTTCACCCCGCACCTGCTACCCACCAGCCGCGGCATCCTCGCGACCTGCTACGCCAAGGCGACCGCGCCGTGCGATCCGCTTGCGATCCTGCGCGATGCCTGGGCGGGCGAACGCTTCGTCCATGTCGGCGAGGCCTTGCCCGAAACCAAGTGGGCGACCGGATCGAACGCCGCCTTCCTCAGCGCGCGGTACGACGAGCGCACCGGGACGGTCGTCGCGCTCGCCGCGATCGACAATCTCGGCAAGGGCGCGGCGGGTCAGATGATCCAGTGCGCCAACCTCATGCTCGGCCTCGACGAAGGCGCGGGCTTGTCCAACATCGGAGTGTTTCCATGAGCGTGACTTTGGCCGAGGGTTTCGTCGCCTCGGGCGTGGCGGCGGGCATCAAGGCGTCGCGCCGCGACGTCAGCCTGCTGGCGACCGACGACGGCGAGCCCGTCCCCGCCGCGGCGGTGTTCACCCAGAACAGATTCCGCGCGCCCCCGGTCGAGGCCAGTCTCGAACGATTGCAGGG
Above is a genomic segment from Sphingomonas sp. LY29 containing:
- the pyrE gene encoding orotate phosphoribosyltransferase, producing MTDDEILAEFRDADALLEGHFILSSGLHSPRYLQCARVLMDAKRASRLAAALAAKLPRDIAESVDAVVSPAMGGVIIGHEMGRALGKRAMFVERPEGEFYLRRGFALEPGERVLMVEDVVTTGLSSKEAIRAIEEAGGKVVAAASLVDRSGGTVELGVPFTPLIRIDVPTYTADGLPPELAAVPAIKPGSRSA
- a CDS encoding pyridoxine 5'-phosphate synthase; its protein translation is MNRPLRLGVNIDHVATIRNARGGSHPDPVHAALTAAAGGADGITAHLREDRRHITDGDIDRLMASIDLPLNLEMAATEEMLGIALAHRPHAACIVPEKREERTTEGGLDAAGQFEMLSPYVARLSDAGIRVSLFIEPDARQIEAALRLGAPVIEFHTGRFAHVEGDEREMELRRIADAAALAAKNGIEPHAGHGLTFDNVAPIAAIPQLAELNIGHFLIGEAIFVGLENSVRQMRALMDAAR
- the acpS gene encoding holo-ACP synthase — its product is MIVGIGSDLCNIERIQASVDRFGERFLLRVFTDVERAKAERRPFTAAGTLAKRFAAKEAFSKAVGTGFKRGVFMKDIGVVNAPSGAPTLALTGGAKARLDALAPPGHAIDVHLTMTDDHPWAQAFVILTARKMEP
- the lepB gene encoding signal peptidase I; its protein translation is MSDTSEPVAAAAPPSTDTAAPPAKESRGSAIWREVKGLFWVLLAVLAFHSFVAKPFYIPSESMMPTLLTGDRLVVSKYPYGWSFVSPTIPNPAAIFRTLVLRGPAEPWGVTLPFMKGRVLGRVPDRGDIVIVTPPGQNEDYIKRVIGLPGDTVEVRGGRLILNGKPVRAQVVPPAMVPVDANAPCSFNNFWDRRVDTPSGSYCRLPLVRETLPNGASYDTIEDGRSPGDDFPATRIPADHVFLMGDNRDHSSDSRYALGAPNNGLGGPVPIENIGGRAEFITFSLDGTTTLNPLTWLQAFRGGRAGRSLHPVEEGQAQ
- a CDS encoding AI-2E family transporter, translating into MTEATTHEHHHHVEKPGPADFSDSLTRTESRKAIIWLGIALMIVGVIWLAQPILLIIGGMVFAIILDGGTRLLGRVLPIGRGWRLAIVTIVGFGFLAWTFYFAGTTLAEQAGALRTTVMAQANKVMEWAAGTGMMPEGGVGNLGNQLLGGVGRLTSAVSTLFGALSSIILILFIGIFIAIEPKLYDRGVAWMLPIRSRASFYEIGDHVGFVLRRLMAGRILGMVVEGVGTWLMLMWGGVPMAALLGLLTGLLAFVPNIGAVVSGVLMVAVGFSAGTDAGIWAIATYLFVQTVDGYLIVPYVAKKTVDLAPALVLAAQLIFGALFGIMGLLLADPIVATIKTTLEDLSKRKGKAPDGDALPPKQEAPPA
- a CDS encoding FKBP-type peptidyl-prolyl cis-trans isomerase; its protein translation is MSVTQVPIRPIARGSMLKLWLGIALLAAIALGVAMMGAGRLEVVDVQTIAPGKGPAIGEQDGVIIEYTGRKEDGSVFDSTDGRGPAPLLVGQVVPGFKQGLMRMQQGGRYKIKIPGKLAYGPNPPPGSPFKPNEDLEFDVHVLQVVPNAAEQVAAAQAAQGQLPPQGL
- the rpsU gene encoding 30S ribosomal protein S21; translated protein: MQIIVRDNNVDQALRALKKKLQREGVYREMKLRRHYEKPSEKRARERAAAIRRARKLERKRVEREGAR
- a CDS encoding murein L,D-transpeptidase catalytic domain family protein, whose amino-acid sequence is MLRLGAAGAGGLLLTSAAASQVLPLGRMTPQSSAMPPVRPLLPATVASAPLAPVGVDPALFQRAKAALARHAYSIRDRDFIGIVDFAQHSHLPRFHVVHLPSGTVESHAVAHGKGSDLGHTGFLASFSNQPGSEATSNGTYITSETYEGKYGHSMRVKGLDWSNNNAENRAIVIHNAWYAEPDVIAQHGKLGRSQGCFAFSRKSQWDVMHRLGGGRMIYADKLA
- a CDS encoding L,D-transpeptidase family protein: MRWNKLVLFAGTASLSISAIAQVAPTDPIAPLPAPTTAAPADVPPPPPPPPVWQPAQVQALIAYIGGVGREGLTPADYNPGALEAALRGGDPVALSAAATSSFNKLSSDIALGHVRGDARIGWHIVDKDIDATRQRMLLDRALYDNRIAEALNGLLPSHPQYGALRTALQVTPKDQTAKVNRIRLNMDRWRWLPRDLGQKYIIVNVPSFHATLVENGATRWKRKAIAGAIKTPTPQLSVMATGVILNPSWEVPKSIWPEVAGKSGFVAIKDKNGKFVRWSQPPGPSNALGQLKFVMYNPYNIYLHDTNARSRFNSQVRALSHGCVRTEDVLDLATELLGDDGGEWTTDRIADTLASKKSKQANFVKPVPVHIVYFSAAALTDGTITEYQDLYKRDAKVIAALLDNDGKAPGAAPAKKVASN
- a CDS encoding PilZ domain-containing protein, giving the protein MTTRFQLQGTMIPRAVRRMVDHRSEPRVDADQGKCSLRMRGRDHDVTQVNWSSSGAMIRFDDDAHIGEPLTLQLLDREAVHGQVRWWRDGRMGIGFGQPLE
- a CDS encoding PilZ domain-containing protein; protein product: MSFVMIKARIADAEDPADRRRDPRLPVDLDARVRELGSEGNEARVLNISTTGFMAETDGEFEVGSRIWLILPGRERANALVRWIAGKRIGAEFAEPIQLDALDA
- a CDS encoding peptidylprolyl isomerase → MRRLATLAILPIAATLMGQAAPSAPPAAPKSTFVTPGGVVEAAPAGDWREIPATDLLVFDLAGDRRVVMQLAPTFAPVHVANLRALAKGGWWDGAKIYRVQDNYVVQWGNNESERSLPAGVVAKPPAEYHRAYRGLRITPTGSPDAYAPAAGFVDGWPMAYDAKRGTANLAHCYGMVGVGRDMAPDTGTGGELYAVIGHAPRHLDRNIALVGRIVSGFEAMTTLPRGTEALGFYKERSSDVPIVRARLAADIPAAERPRFEYLSGASFAAYLNARKNRRDDFFIRPAGGVDVCNVNPPVRAVAAR
- the purT gene encoding formate-dependent phosphoribosylglycinamide formyltransferase, with amino-acid sequence MYLATIMLLGAGELGREVAIAAKRLGCRVIACDRYANAPAMQVADAFEVFPMLDGAAIRAAVEKHRPDHIVPEIEAIDTAMLGELEQEGWHIVPSARAVQLTMNRDGIREFAARELGLTTSRYIFAETREEAMAADVGLPAVVKPVMSSSGKGQSVARTVEELGTAFDYAVANMRGDRARVIVEEFIAFDQEITLLTVSTRDGILFCPPIGHVQEGGDYRTSWQPAAIDPEVMASAQEQARTIVEALGGHGLFGVEFFVAGGRAIFSELSPRPHDTGMVTLIGQSPDEFALHVRAILGLPIPAIELAGAAASAVILADRACSSFSFAGVAEALGDGAADMPVDVRLFAKPETLPGRRMGVALARDVDLEKAVARATSAAAKVRIDYRD
- the argC gene encoding N-acetyl-gamma-glutamyl-phosphate reductase codes for the protein MKTVSILGASGYVGGELLRLIAAHSSLQVGAAFANSNAGQPVASLHPHLSLAYANRAFDAWDPKLLDGSDLIFAALPHGESQALADEMIGSGAKIVDLGADFRLDTAEDYERWYGEPHQRPDLLDSFVYGLPEVRRDAIAAASRVAAPGCYPTAASLALRPLVEAGVIEKEGIVVDAASGVSGAGRSANAGTHFCTVDGSFRAYGLTRHRHTAEIEMMTGAQVLFTPHLLPTSRGILATCYAKATAPCDPLAILRDAWAGERFVHVGEALPETKWATGSNAAFLSARYDERTGTVVALAAIDNLGKGAAGQMIQCANLMLGLDEGAGLSNIGVFP